Genomic DNA from Phaeobacter porticola:
AAGAACAGCAATATCAATGTATGCTTTCTGCGATAAGAAACCGTAAATTAGGACGCTGCTCCAAATTTCTTAGGTGGTGGCTGACCAATGAAAATCTGGCACAGTCCGTGCCAGACCACTTAGCGCGCTGACCGACCTGTTTATCCTGCGTGGCGTGCCTGTTTACATTCGCTGGGACAACGGCCCAGAATTTATCGCCGAGGCCGTCAGAGACTGATCAAAGCTGTGGGAGCAAAGACCGCGTATATCGAGCCAGGATCGCCTTGGGAGAACGGATTTTGCGAAAGCTTCAACGGGCGCATGCGCGACGAACTGCTGAACGGGGACGTTTTCTATTCCCTGCGAGAGGCTCAAATCATCATCGAAGGCTTGAGAAGGCCCTACAACACCAAGCGACCACACAGTGCCCTGGGCTACCGCCCACCTGCGCCCGAGGCCGTCATCCCGATGGACCAGAGGCCAACCATGCACTAACTTTCAAATTGGACCACTCAAGTGGGGCCGCTCAAAGTGCTTAAAGTAGAAGAGTCTTGAAGCAGCCATTTAGGTTCAGCGCAGAGAATGGCCGCAGTGAGCCCAGACTGTACCTTGTTTTTTTCGCCGCGTGCCCTTGCAGCGCAGATTTCGCTGCAAGGGCGTAGAATTCCGTGCCGCATTGTAGAGGTAAATGTGGCCGTTCACTGCAGATGAGAATGGCCTGACTTGCCCCGCTGGATCCTGATACTTCAGCCTGAAGCCCCGCTGGTTTCAACCTGCCTGGCCCACCACCCTGCGCGCTGCCTCCAGGCCGTCGCTGCCAGTCATCGAACAGCAAACGCTGGCAAGGGTACGCGGTTGCTCATAGGGCCAGGGCATACCGCGATGCAGCGTTGCCCTTTGGTCCCACATGAGAACATCGCCAACCTGCCACTGGTGCGAATAGACAAACTGCGGCTGCGTGCAGAAGGCGATCAGTTCATCCACCAGCGCGTCGCCTTCCGCCGGGCTGAGCCCTTCCACCTCAAATACATGCGATGCGATGTACAGCGCCTCCTGCCCGTTGACGGGATTTGCCCAAACCGCAGGCCACCTTTGCGCGGGCCATTTGTTGAACATGGGAAGATTGGCCAGTTCCATCGAAATCCGCTCTCGCGACCGGCGGTAGTTGTGCCCCAAAATCCGCCCTTTGATCCGCTGTCTGAGATCCTCGGGCATCGCAGCCCAGGCTGCGCGGGTGGAGGCCAGCTCCGTCTGGCCGCCCTCTGTTGTCACAACTTTGGCTGCCAGGACGTTGCACAGCGAAGGAACCGGCATGAAGGTGGAATCGATATGCCATTGCTGGTTTGCTTGCAGATGCAGGGTGTGCAGATCCATTTCCCCGGTGACGCCCGCGTCCGTTTCATTGGATACCAGCGACACCTCCGGCGCCGCACCCGGCTGCCGTTCATCCTTTTTCCGGTCCTCAATGGGGCCGAACAACTGTGCCAGGCGCAGGTGATCTTCCGGCGGCAGCGACTGGTTGCGGAACAGCAGCGCAGAGTGATCTTCGAAAAGCTTCCGCAGTTCCGGGTAATCTTTCTCGGCTGAGATCTTGGACAGGTTGAAGTTATGAACGGCAACGCCAAAGCTGCCTGTCAGAGGGCTGATTTCGAATAAGGCTGACATTGCTTTCTCCCGTATGTCATCTCTTAACTGCATCCTAAGAAGGAGAAGAAGCAAATAAACTTGCTAAATCTTCATGCCACTCATAGCTTTTCCTTATGCAAGGCCGTTTTCGCCGTACCCAGCATCTGCTCAATGCGCTTCC
This window encodes:
- a CDS encoding TauD/TfdA dioxygenase family protein gives rise to the protein MSALFEISPLTGSFGVAVHNFNLSKISAEKDYPELRKLFEDHSALLFRNQSLPPEDHLRLAQLFGPIEDRKKDERQPGAAPEVSLVSNETDAGVTGEMDLHTLHLQANQQWHIDSTFMPVPSLCNVLAAKVVTTEGGQTELASTRAAWAAMPEDLRQRIKGRILGHNYRRSRERISMELANLPMFNKWPAQRWPAVWANPVNGQEALYIASHVFEVEGLSPAEGDALVDELIAFCTQPQFVYSHQWQVGDVLMWDQRATLHRGMPWPYEQPRTLASVCCSMTGSDGLEAARRVVGQAG